Proteins from a single region of Paramormyrops kingsleyae isolate MSU_618 chromosome 9, PKINGS_0.4, whole genome shotgun sequence:
- the utp11 gene encoding probable U3 small nucleolar RNA-associated protein 11: protein MSSFRKALKSQQRNHKERSQPGFRKHFGILEKKKDYRLRADDYHKKQNTLLALRKKAQRKNPDEFYFNMINSKLQDGVHIKKPKNDDVVTEEQKKMMRTQDIGYVRMKRVAEAKKIERLRSELHLLDAEGKMRNKHTFFVDTKKEVDNFDLATHLNTAPELVGRVFNRPSMETLETKSIQGATNPKQIERLARQRRHQYKMLAQRLAREKEMFVIEQKIQTRKDLQEKCKKIKVCKETKQAPAIYKFDTKRKR from the exons ATGTCTTCATTTAGGAAAGCGCTAAAATCTCAACAACGGAACCACAAAGAAAGGTCTCAG CCCGGTTTCAGAAAACACTTTGGTATTTTGGAGAAGAAAAAAGATTACAGACTTAGGGCAGA TGACTACCACAAGAAACAGAACACGCTGCTGGCGCTCCGCAAGAAGGCGCAGCGGAAGAATCCGGACGAGTTCTATTTCAACATGATCAACTCAAAGTTGCAG GACGGCGTTCACATAAAGAAGCCAAAAAATGACGACGTGGTGACGGAGGAGCAGAAGAAAATGATGAGGACTCAGGACATTGGCTACGTGAGGATGAAGAGGGTGGCCGAGGCTAAG AAAATCGAAAGGCTGAGATCGGAGCTTCACCTCTTGGACGCTGAGGGCAAAATGAGGAATAAACACACGTTTTTTGTAGATACTAAAAAAGAAG tggacaaCTTTGACCTGGCGACACACCTGAACACAGCCCCTGAGTTGGTGGGTCGAGTGTTCAACCGGCCCAGTATGGAGACGCTGGAGACCAAGTCCATCCAGGGGGCCACGAATCCCAAGCAAATCGAG AGACTGGCCAGGCAGAGACGACACCAGTACAAGATGCTGGCCCAGCGCTTGGCGAGAGAAAAGGAGATGTTTGTTATCGAACAGAAGATCCAGACCCGGAAGGATCTGCAG GAGAAGTGCAAGAAAATAAAGGTGTGCAAGGAGACCAAGCAAGCCCCAGCAATCTACAAATTTGATACCAAGAGGAAGCGCTGA